A genomic stretch from Aerococcaceae bacterium zg-1292 includes:
- a CDS encoding DEAD/DEAH box helicase, with protein sequence MLEQLQDVLKAHWEQSGFESATKIQSSLYQPIRDGQSLVAISPTGSGKTLAYLLPLLSTIEADNSLQVIILAPSQELVKQISTVVQEWGGLLGIHCLPILGNANMKRQLDALKERPEVIVATPGRLQEIAQQSRKVKFHQVKTIVLDEGDYLLEDSQEEAVNTITKRLMRDVQKIWVSATYGPALQRIVEEQNLALHQLMDENATNLKHVAILTQNRQKGQQLKRLAHVEGMQAIVFFEQVSELESIAAKLIFEKVAVGLLHGQLSKLERERSITAFRNGELTYLLTTDVAARGLDIADLPAVIHFNRVSDVRTYTHRSGRTGRMGKAGMVISLVNEQELRDLNAMLESETIMLEPYTTYKGVLMSEDEREQLRESAMDMPTQVKKVRKPTAKKPMRTVKNEKAKKKNRRRDTKNKGKRRPKQ encoded by the coding sequence ATGTTGGAACAATTGCAAGATGTGTTAAAGGCACATTGGGAACAGAGCGGCTTTGAATCGGCTACAAAGATTCAATCATCGCTGTATCAACCGATTCGTGATGGGCAGTCATTAGTCGCCATCTCACCGACTGGCTCGGGTAAGACATTGGCGTATTTATTGCCATTATTATCGACGATTGAAGCGGATAATAGTTTGCAAGTGATTATTTTAGCACCGTCACAAGAATTAGTGAAACAAATTAGTACGGTTGTTCAAGAATGGGGAGGTTTATTAGGGATTCACTGCCTGCCGATTTTAGGAAATGCGAATATGAAGCGGCAGTTGGATGCCTTAAAGGAGCGACCGGAAGTCATTGTTGCCACGCCAGGGCGCTTACAAGAAATAGCGCAACAATCCCGTAAAGTGAAGTTTCATCAGGTGAAAACCATTGTATTGGATGAAGGCGATTATTTATTAGAAGATTCACAGGAAGAAGCAGTTAATACGATTACCAAGCGTCTAATGCGTGATGTACAAAAGATTTGGGTCAGTGCAACCTATGGTCCTGCTTTGCAACGTATCGTTGAGGAACAAAATCTGGCCTTGCATCAGCTGATGGATGAGAATGCAACGAATCTAAAACATGTAGCGATTTTAACGCAAAACCGTCAGAAAGGGCAACAACTAAAACGTTTAGCCCATGTTGAAGGGATGCAGGCAATCGTCTTTTTTGAGCAAGTGAGTGAATTAGAATCTATTGCAGCAAAATTGATTTTTGAAAAAGTCGCAGTAGGTTTGTTACACGGTCAGTTATCCAAATTAGAACGTGAGCGGTCGATTACTGCGTTTCGTAATGGTGAGTTGACGTATCTTTTAACGACAGATGTGGCTGCGCGTGGGTTGGACATCGCTGATTTACCAGCTGTCATTCATTTTAATCGTGTGTCGGATGTGCGGACATATACTCACCGCTCAGGTAGAACGGGTCGTATGGGGAAAGCTGGCATGGTTATTTCATTGGTTAATGAACAAGAGTTACGTGATTTGAATGCGATGTTGGAGTCAGAAACGATTATGTTAGAACCATATACTACGTATAAAGGTGTGTTAATGTCAGAAGATGAACGTGAACAATTGCGTGAATCAGCAATGGATATGCCGACTCAAGTGAAAAAAGTGCGTAAACCCACTGCGAAAAAGCCAATGCGCACAGTAAAAAATGAAAAAGCAAAGAAAAAGAATCGTCGTCGAGATACTAAAAATAAAGGTAAACGGCGTCCAAAGCAATAA